From Coffea arabica cultivar ET-39 chromosome 2e, Coffea Arabica ET-39 HiFi, whole genome shotgun sequence, the proteins below share one genomic window:
- the LOC140037162 gene encoding uncharacterized protein has translation MFRVEIGIPSSKLTDTIRQNQSISRKAEELTKAEATAKLREQRRLEEKAKALEALERKKRIAEKAQMRAELRAQKETELIDKERENRLRKKKRKKKRKKAGGAEVPDGNDIGEYTPKSEIVPGTIKESEVKYCFPTVTKRSQKPSVVVKQSKTKSIPPSFRNRGKRKMQQWMWIILTAWLLLLCSCWETLASSPIFQILGCRAIVIPPPVDYWCCWYIQNRRS, from the exons ATGTTTAGAGTAGAAATAGGAATTCCCTCTTCCAAACTCACTGACACAATAAGACAAAATCAGAGCATCTCAAGGAAGGCTGAAGAGTTAACGAAGGCAGAGGCAACAGCCAAGTTGAGGGAGCAACGGCGACTAGAGGAGAAAGCTAAGGCTCTGGAGGCActggagaggaaaaagaggatCGCAGAGAAAGCGCAAATGAGGGCTGAATTACGAGCACAGAAAGAAACCGAGCTCATAGACAAG GAAAGGGAGAACAggttgaggaagaagaaaaggaagaagaaaagaaagaaggccGGTGGAGCAGAAGTTCCCGATGGAAACGATATTGGGGAATACACTCCAAAATCTGAAATTGTACCTGGAACAATAAAGGAATCTGAGGTTAAGTATTGTTTTCCTACCGTTACCAAAAGATCTCAAAAACCATCAGTTGTGGTGAAGCAAAGCAAGACAAAATCTATCCCTCCGTCATTTAGGAACAGAGgtaaaagaaaaatgcagcagTGGATGTGGATAATTTTGACTGCGTGGTTGTTATTGCTCTGTTCTTGCTGGGAAACATTGGCTTCTTCTCCAATCTTTCAAATTTTAGGCTGCAGAGCCATAGTAATCCCTCCGCCGGTGGATTACTGGTGTTGTTGGTATATCCAAAATCGCCGATCATGA